The genomic segment ACAACAATACGGGAAATAAACCCCTGAGCGACACCCTGTTTTGCATCAGTGTCCAACTCATCCCACGTCTCAAGAACCTGCCGTGCTTGCTTTGCGAGTGCTAGAAGTGCGTCTTGGTGTTTACTTCGACGGTCTAGGTCTGCAAGTTTGTTCCCTAGACGTTCCTTCTCGTGATCGAGGTTGGTGTACTCAAGCTCTAATGCCTTGAGGTAAGACTCAGATTGGACAAAACTGGAGTTTCCTAGAATTGCCTGCATTTTCTGCTCAACTGATGCACGCTGATGCAGAAGGACGCGGCGCTCTGTCTCAAAGTCCTCACCTGTTGTTGAGAGAACTTCCTCCCACACGCTTTTATCAAACGTGAGCTTAAGTTTCTTGTGAAGCATCACCGTGAGGGCATTGTCGAAATACTCACATCGCCGTGACCATAAGAGATGCTGGTTATCCGCCAAATCCATGTAATGGCAAACATAGGCATACCCTTCAATGGATTTTTCCCAAGCCACTGTTGCTCCACGCCATTTGCCTTCATGATACGAACCAACTAATCCAGTGTAGATAGCAGGCGGGGCAACCCGTTCTTTTTTCTTGGTTGAATGAACACGCCCTAAGCGTGGTGCATAATCGGGATTGGGTTTGCCTTCAAGGGTATACGGGGAAAGGTAATTGAAGGCTTTGTAAAAGAGGTCTTCAGGAACAATGGGTGGGTGATTATTCCAGACCACAATATGTCCTTTGTGCATCCAGTGACCTAGATAGACAGGATTGGTCATCATGTTTGTCAGGGCAAGACTACCAGGCATATAAATGTGACCACGTTTGAGCATTCGCACGGGCTTCCCGAAAATGTACCCTCGTGACACGAGGCGTTGGAGGTCTGGATCATCAAAATCAGGAAAGTGAGGACCGTGTTCAAAAATGTGGCGAAGTGTTCCGCGAATATTGCCACCACACTCTACAAATAGCTCGAACAATTCCACCACAACTTCGGCACATGGTAGGAATGGCTCAAACTTGCGCCACTGTGGATTAGGCACACCACTTGAGAGGTTTTTTCGGTCATCTACCATAAACCCCAAATTGATGTTCCCACCCATCCACATACCTTGCAGAAGCATTCGTTCTTTGGCTGCCATAAGGCGACCACGCACATATGAGTTGAGGTAATCGGCTGCCTGCTCTGCACGCATACGGAAGAGTAAACGGTGATATGACCCTTCATACTTATCCGCAAAGTTGTACTTAAAGTAGGGGGTAATCACACGAACGTCGCTTTTGACACACGCATCAATGAACACATTGACCTGAATTTGTGTCTCGTCACGAAAGAGGCGGTCTTCTGCTTGTACTGCAACTGTGCCAATGCCACAGGTGATAATCAGGTTATACAGACGACTCATGCCTTTGCGCTCATCAATACGCTTTGCCCCACTCACACCCTCATCTTCATCAATGAGCATAATTTGGTCTTCCTGCCAACCTAACGACTTCACGTAACGAGGCAAGTCAATTTGCTGCATGTCGGTAGAGATATTCCCTACCTGCTTCATCGAAGATTGGCGGTAGTACACCGCAACTCCTCGATCCAGTGGGAGTGCGCCGGGAATGGCTGGCGTTTCAGACTTGTGTTGCGCTTGATAAGTACGTTTTGCTGCCATAGTAAATTATCCTTTTTGTCTCTCTTCCAGTTCTTGCTCAGTGTCCTTCAAATGCTGTGATGTTTTTGCCCGTACAAAGCCTTTGATGAGCGCACGATAGGCATGATGAAAATCAATTCCGTTCTTTTCCTCTTTACGCTGGTGTACGTGAACTTGAAAAGGTGTGAATGGTTGGTCTGGCATAACTCCTTTGCTACTGGTAGTAAATAAAAAAGCCGTCAACGCCTATGAAGCATTGACGGCAAACGTCGCCCACGAAATAATTGCACGTTAGCCTTCGATGCTGTCTCTATCAGCGTCGCTGGTTAGCTCTCGGCGGGTGTTACCAGCACCTTCCGAGAGCGCAAACCTTAGAATTATATCAATATTACCATAAAAATCTAAGGCATAAACACCAAAGCTATTGGTGGGACGCATTATCTATAGTAGGTTGCCGCGTAACCGCGCCTATATTTGTGTTTTGATGTTGGGTTGAGCAAGTCACTAAGTCCAACCAAGAATTTCGCAAAGGAAGTAATGAACGGGGCGCGATGCTCATAGCGCCATAAGCGTTGTTCTTCTTGAAGGAGAAGATATTGGTACAGATTGCGTGGTTTAGCGAGGCGTTTTCTCTTTGCCCATCGCACAAGTTGAGCAAGATCATTGCGACGGTGCAATAAGTGACACGCTGACCAATATGTATCTAGACTTGTTTGGAGGGAGTTGTAGTGCTGGTACTGCTTGAGAAGCGAATCTGGCATATCGAGTCTGAATCTAGCAGGACTCATTAAGAAGAGTCAACCAGCAGAATCGAGATAAGAACTATGCCCAAAACTATTCTGAGGAGTGTCGCTTTATCGTATCTGAAATAAGCTGTACTGCTTGAATAGCTGCCTGCTTATCCTCTTGGGTAGGAAGTGTATGAAACTCTTGGAGCAAGAGTTGGTCAAGATCATCTACCTGAAAGTCGCCTTCAAAAAAATATGAGACAGGCACACCTAATACACGAGCAAACGTTGGAAGTTCTGTGGCAGGTAACTTCCGTTTGCCGTTTTCGTACTCTGAGACTGCTTTTTGATCGCGCTTAACGGCCTCGGAGAATGACTCTTGAGACATGCCGATACGTTCGCGGGCGCGACGAATGCGTAAGCCTAATTCAACTTGATCCACAGACACAATATTCCAATTTAACATAAAAACCTATTGCGAGAATACCAAGAATCCGCTAGACTGTTTATATCGTTTTCGCCATAGTTTCTTAGTTGAAATTCAACTAAGAAACCTCGTCCTGTTCACTGAGTTGATATGAGGAGCGTGTGCAATGGCACTCGATCACGGTGGCGGCGGTTCATAGCACTTGTAACCGTCAGTAGTGGAAATGGGCAACAGTCTTTGGCTGTTGCCTTTTTAGTTACCACTCCCACTTAAAGATATAGCCTTCATATAAACGCGGTTTGTTGACTTCCCATGTATAGGAAATGCGTCCGTCAGGGAAATGTGTCTCGTGTTGCACCCCTAATTGATGTGAACGTTTTAGATTGTTTTCCACAATAGCTACGTTTCTTGGAAGACGATCTTTGGGGAAAATAATCCTTGCGGTTAGTACCTTCATAGGATGGTCAACTTGAATTTGAAATGTCTCATTATTAGTCAAAAAACCATTTTCAATGGTGCGCTCGATGAAGATTTCTTCCTCCATGCCTTTTCGATAGTTCTGGCGGAGGGATATAAGTACAAAATGACGATAGCCTTCTTGGTATATGTCTACTGGAAAACCGGGTGAACATTTATAATCGGCAAAGATACTTCCATCGCCCCAAATCTGATCCTGAATAGCAAATACATCGTCGCGCAAAAATATCACCTTCTGGCGCTTAGTATGCACCGCAACTCTGCCCTGCGAATCAAGAAGCTCTAGGGTAGCTTCGTGATGATTAACTCGATACAGTCCGTGAAAACGCGATTCTCGCCAAAATCGCAAGACTTCGGCGAACACTAGGCGAACAAGCTCTGAATTCACAAGAACTGAGAGGAGGGAAAGATTTTCAGATGT from the Anaerolineales bacterium genome contains:
- a CDS encoding helix-turn-helix transcriptional regulator, with amino-acid sequence MDQVELGLRIRRARERIGMSQESFSEAVKRDQKAVSEYENGKRKLPATELPTFARVLGVPVSYFFEGDFQVDDLDQLLLQEFHTLPTQEDKQAAIQAVQLISDTIKRHSSE